One Microbacterium trichothecenolyticum DNA window includes the following coding sequences:
- a CDS encoding WhiB family transcriptional regulator yields the protein MATSQYRSGVPDNWFVDPVDLGVPGVRRDIDAPEENTLAWQTDALCSQTDPEAFFPEKGGSTRDAKRICTSCDVRSECLEYALQNDERFGIWGGLSERERRKLKRRA from the coding sequence ATGGCGACGTCGCAGTACCGGTCCGGTGTCCCGGACAACTGGTTCGTAGACCCGGTCGATCTCGGTGTTCCGGGAGTGCGTCGCGACATCGACGCTCCCGAAGAGAACACTCTCGCCTGGCAGACGGACGCGCTGTGCTCCCAGACCGACCCCGAGGCGTTCTTCCCCGAGAAGGGCGGCTCCACCCGCGATGCCAAGCGCATCTGCACCTCGTGCGATGTGCGTTCGGAATGCCTCGAGTACGCCCTCCAGAACGACGAGCGATTCGGCATCTGGGGCGGTCTCAGCGAGCGCGAGCGTCGCAAACTCAAGCGTCGCGCCTGA